The proteins below come from a single Chryseobacterium capnotolerans genomic window:
- a CDS encoding ABC transporter ATP-binding protein: protein MIEVKDLKKSFGDVEVLKGISTTFDKGKVNLIIGQSGSGKTVFLKSLLNVYDPSSGEILFDGKDINTMTRDEKQHLRSEIGTVFQGSALFDSLTVEENIMFPLDMFTNLTYREKKKRVFEVIGRVHLDKAERKYPSEISGGMQKRVAIARAIVNNPKYLFCDEPNSGLDPYTSKVIDDLLYEITKEYNTTTIINTHDMNSVMTIGEKIVYLRLGIKEWEGNKDILITAGNKNLIDFVYSSELFKELREYLLENNKTIENTKLDDNEKGI from the coding sequence ATGATTGAGGTAAAAGATCTTAAGAAAAGTTTTGGTGATGTTGAAGTACTTAAGGGAATTTCAACCACATTTGATAAAGGCAAGGTAAATCTTATTATTGGGCAGAGTGGTTCAGGAAAAACAGTTTTTCTTAAAAGCTTACTCAATGTATATGATCCTTCATCAGGAGAAATTCTGTTTGATGGTAAAGATATTAACACGATGACCCGTGATGAAAAGCAGCATCTTCGTTCAGAAATTGGAACGGTATTCCAGGGGAGTGCCCTTTTTGACTCTTTAACTGTGGAGGAAAATATTATGTTCCCTCTTGACATGTTTACCAACCTTACTTACAGAGAGAAAAAGAAAAGAGTATTCGAAGTAATAGGAAGAGTACATCTTGACAAAGCAGAAAGAAAATATCCTTCTGAAATTTCAGGGGGAATGCAGAAAAGGGTGGCCATTGCAAGAGCTATTGTAAACAATCCAAAGTATTTATTCTGCGATGAGCCTAACTCAGGACTGGATCCATATACTTCAAAAGTCATTGATGATCTTCTTTATGAAATTACCAAAGAGTATAATACGACGACCATTATCAATACCCATGATATGAACTCTGTAATGACGATTGGCGAGAAAATTGTATACCTAAGACTTGGTATCAAGGAATGGGAAGGGAATAAAGACATCCTGATTACAGCAGGCAATAAAAACCTGATAGACTTCGTTTATTCTTCAGAACTGTTTAAAGAGCTGAGAGAATATTTACTTGAGAATAATAAAACAATTGAGAATACAAAATTAGACGATAATGAAAAAGGTATTTAG
- a CDS encoding outer membrane beta-barrel protein, whose translation MKKVFSIALIGFSMWASAQISLAGKANIIFPTGSPSWSNIKGTVNDAIEGTGKNNVGFNVGLSMKVGLPTSLFLMPEVYYTHFKNEFTTENTTFDVKSNRIDVPVLLGYNLLGNMLGVFVGPVGSFNLSKDNTYNDFKENAKNNFTVGYQFGAQLEIKKLIVNARYEGAFSKDERNFINKVSGSEIRYDNRPNLFMVGLGYKF comes from the coding sequence ATGAAAAAGGTATTTAGTATAGCGTTAATAGGGTTTTCAATGTGGGCTTCTGCACAGATCTCACTGGCAGGTAAGGCCAATATAATATTTCCTACAGGCTCACCATCATGGTCCAACATTAAAGGAACTGTGAATGATGCTATTGAAGGAACAGGAAAAAACAACGTAGGTTTCAATGTAGGACTTTCAATGAAAGTAGGATTACCTACTTCATTATTCTTAATGCCCGAGGTATATTATACTCACTTTAAGAATGAGTTTACTACTGAGAATACCACTTTTGATGTAAAAAGCAACCGTATTGATGTTCCGGTTCTTTTAGGATATAATCTTTTAGGGAATATGTTAGGTGTTTTTGTAGGGCCGGTAGGAAGCTTTAACCTAAGCAAAGACAATACTTACAACGATTTTAAAGAAAATGCAAAAAATAACTTTACTGTAGGTTATCAGTTTGGAGCTCAGCTTGAAATCAAGAAACTTATTGTAAACGCAAGATATGAAGGAGCTTTCAGTAAAGATGAAAGAAACTTCATCAATAAAGTTTCCGGTTCGGAAATCAGATATGACAACAGACCTAACCTGTTTATGGTTGGTTTGGGATATAAATTTTAA
- the meaB gene encoding methylmalonyl Co-A mutase-associated GTPase MeaB: protein MKFSTEELIEGIQSGNKRLIAKAITLVESKKAEHRVQAEELLKKIMPLTGNSIRVGVTGVPGAGKSTFIESFGRLAIAQGKKVAVLAIDPSSSINKGSILGDKTRMEELAKEENAFIRPSPSSGFLGGVANTTFETMMICEAAGYDYILIETVGVGQSEVLVADITDVFLFLKIIGGGDELQGIKRGIMEMVDVIFINKVDQDNLQKAKNTRLELKRALDFIPPKEKGWKIPVLLGSALHNEGLQEIYDKIFEFIDLKKKTGRFEEIRIQQAEKRFEYWVQEYILSLLKKSNGVEEAYQMHKKNASEMVSNPSTEAKLFVEKFLSGENRG from the coding sequence ATGAAATTTTCTACAGAAGAACTTATTGAGGGAATACAGTCAGGCAACAAGCGTCTGATTGCAAAGGCTATTACTTTAGTTGAAAGTAAAAAAGCTGAGCATAGAGTACAGGCGGAAGAACTTCTGAAAAAAATTATGCCTTTAACAGGAAACTCTATAAGGGTAGGAGTAACTGGAGTACCCGGTGCAGGGAAGTCTACTTTTATTGAAAGTTTCGGTAGATTAGCTATTGCCCAAGGCAAAAAAGTGGCTGTCCTTGCCATTGATCCTAGTTCATCAATCAATAAAGGGAGTATTTTGGGAGATAAAACCCGAATGGAAGAACTCGCAAAAGAAGAAAATGCATTTATACGCCCTTCCCCAAGCTCAGGATTCCTGGGCGGAGTAGCCAATACCACCTTTGAGACAATGATGATCTGTGAAGCTGCTGGGTATGATTATATTTTAATTGAAACTGTTGGAGTAGGGCAGTCTGAAGTTTTAGTCGCTGATATCACTGATGTTTTTTTATTCCTTAAAATCATTGGTGGTGGAGATGAGCTCCAGGGAATAAAACGTGGAATCATGGAAATGGTAGACGTTATTTTCATCAACAAAGTAGATCAGGATAACCTTCAAAAAGCAAAAAATACCAGACTTGAATTAAAGAGAGCCCTGGATTTTATTCCGCCAAAAGAAAAAGGATGGAAGATCCCTGTGCTATTGGGTTCTGCTTTGCACAATGAAGGGCTGCAGGAAATATATGACAAAATCTTTGAGTTTATTGATTTGAAAAAGAAAACCGGACGTTTTGAAGAAATCCGTATCCAACAAGCCGAGAAACGTTTCGAATATTGGGTTCAGGAATACATTCTGTCTCTTCTGAAAAAGAGTAATGGAGTAGAGGAAGCTTATCAAATGCACAAAAAAAATGCTTCAGAGATGGTTTCAAATCCAAGCACTGAAGCCAAATTATTTGTTGAAAAATTTTTATCAGGTGAAAATAGAGGTTAA
- a CDS encoding nucleotidyltransferase domain-containing protein, giving the protein MGAPHNIKRYGEVWPEFRILLGLEILKKLRNKVIISGGWAWHFMSETGHTEHKHAHDHKDIDVFVKKENVAEVVIILQQEGFQKVWTRYDHLPSEENFRRYEKTVELENEKYHRITIDFFERNDLETVETNGFTVVKPDVLLSFYRNIHSSDKCWAVMAAKELLQKGINPVGHPLLSKMPK; this is encoded by the coding sequence ATGGGAGCACCTCATAATATAAAAAGATATGGAGAAGTCTGGCCGGAATTCAGAATCCTGCTAGGCCTCGAAATTTTAAAAAAACTAAGGAATAAAGTAATTATATCAGGTGGCTGGGCATGGCATTTTATGTCTGAAACAGGACATACAGAACATAAGCATGCTCATGACCACAAGGATATTGATGTTTTTGTAAAGAAAGAAAACGTTGCTGAAGTAGTTATCATTCTTCAGCAGGAAGGATTTCAAAAAGTATGGACCCGCTATGATCATCTTCCGAGTGAAGAAAACTTTAGACGGTACGAAAAAACAGTAGAACTGGAAAATGAAAAGTATCACAGAATCACTATCGATTTTTTTGAAAGAAATGATCTTGAAACTGTTGAAACCAATGGATTTACAGTGGTGAAACCTGATGTTCTACTTTCATTCTACAGAAATATTCATTCCAGCGATAAATGCTGGGCCGTAATGGCGGCAAAAGAATTATTACAAAAGGGAATAAATCCTGTTGGACATCCCTTATTAAGCAAAATGCCAAAATAA
- a CDS encoding 7-carboxy-7-deazaguanine synthase QueE encodes MNKEQDILLKEGKMLPVMEHFYTLQGEGAHTGKAAYFIRLGGCDVGCHWCDVKESWDPELHPLMDAVEIAETAAKHCKTIVLTGGEPLTWNLEILTSKLKELGCTIHIETSGAYPMSGHLDWITLSPKKTGLPKEEIYQKAHELKVIVFNNHDFAFAEEQAAKVSENCKLYLQSEWSKRNDMYPKITDFILEHPEWQASVQTHKYLNIP; translated from the coding sequence ATGAATAAAGAACAAGATATTTTATTAAAAGAAGGTAAAATGCTCCCTGTAATGGAGCATTTTTACACTTTACAAGGAGAAGGAGCACACACAGGAAAAGCCGCCTATTTTATCAGATTAGGAGGTTGTGATGTGGGCTGCCACTGGTGTGATGTAAAGGAAAGCTGGGATCCGGAGCTTCATCCGTTGATGGACGCTGTGGAAATTGCAGAAACAGCAGCTAAACATTGTAAAACCATCGTTCTTACAGGAGGTGAACCTCTTACATGGAATCTGGAGATCCTAACTTCAAAATTAAAGGAACTTGGATGTACTATCCATATTGAAACTTCAGGAGCATATCCTATGAGCGGACATCTGGACTGGATTACCCTTTCCCCAAAGAAAACAGGATTGCCGAAAGAAGAGATTTATCAAAAAGCACACGAGCTTAAAGTAATCGTTTTCAATAATCATGACTTTGCATTTGCTGAAGAGCAAGCTGCCAAAGTTTCTGAAAACTGTAAGCTTTACCTTCAGAGTGAATGGAGCAAAAGAAATGATATGTATCCTAAGATTACCGACTTTATTCTGGAACACCCGGAATGGCAGGCTTCAGTTCAAACCCATAAATATCTGAATATACCGTAA
- a CDS encoding c-type cytochrome, translating into MKKLFAAASFTAILLVSCTPKASTSAATAGTSTSTAEEIAQGKTIFENSCGKCHKLPDPTSHNSIQWVGIMNAMAPKAKLTDEQHKWVYDYIVSVKK; encoded by the coding sequence ATGAAAAAACTCTTTGCTGCGGCATCATTCACTGCAATTCTTTTAGTTTCCTGTACTCCTAAAGCATCAACGTCTGCTGCTACAGCAGGAACTTCAACTTCTACGGCTGAAGAGATTGCCCAAGGAAAAACAATATTTGAAAACTCGTGTGGAAAGTGCCATAAACTGCCAGATCCTACTTCACACAATTCTATACAATGGGTAGGAATTATGAATGCTATGGCTCCTAAGGCTAAACTAACGGATGAACAGCACAAATGGGTATATGATTATATTGTTTCTGTGAAAAAGTAA
- a CDS encoding DUF4251 domain-containing protein, with the protein MKKYIYILTIFGFLFSFQSCASQGSSDPTIVNALVDSQEFTFYAQKANPTNYDVINVMNSMPNSTSTRMLNLNTGDYTIDVSKNSVDVVLPYFGRLFNPSFGNTDKNGYRFTSKDFTINKSQNKKGTWTVKIQPKDVSTAEEINIEIFKNGKAFVSIKSNDRQPITYDGYVSKSEVKQEKEKP; encoded by the coding sequence ATGAAAAAGTATATTTATATTCTGACGATCTTTGGATTTTTATTTAGCTTTCAGAGCTGCGCATCACAGGGTTCATCAGATCCAACAATAGTAAACGCGTTAGTAGATTCCCAGGAATTTACTTTCTACGCACAGAAAGCTAACCCTACCAATTATGATGTCATCAATGTAATGAACTCTATGCCCAATTCTACTTCAACCAGAATGTTGAATCTGAATACAGGAGATTATACGATTGATGTAAGTAAAAATAGTGTGGATGTAGTACTTCCCTATTTTGGAAGATTATTCAATCCTTCGTTTGGAAATACTGATAAAAATGGCTACAGATTTACTTCAAAGGATTTCACCATCAATAAATCTCAGAATAAAAAGGGAACCTGGACTGTGAAAATTCAGCCTAAAGATGTAAGCACTGCTGAAGAGATTAATATTGAGATCTTTAAAAACGGAAAAGCATTCGTTTCAATAAAAAGTAATGACAGACAACCGATCACGTATGACGGCTATGTTTCTAAAAGTGAAGTAAAACAGGAAAAGGAAAAACCTTAA
- a CDS encoding exopolysaccharide biosynthesis polyprenyl glycosylphosphotransferase: protein MYLHILFISRNENLKCHKETWYQNAFSLVLLFLFWVLLSGRTKIYNIPRNLTYTLFLERLLIHFISFILGVLLIGKVSNNVFFNSDIYWLSLYLFIFIFLAKSFIYFSIKYLRSLGANYRNIMFLGNGDSTEILKNIFKERKDYGYRIFEHENADTNTAELVSFWKKNGIHTLFLSTENSYSESAESEIFKLAEENKVHISLVPSITHSDFFLYDLAYIQTQPVLNQARYPLDYYSNFLMKRTFDIFFSIFVLVFICTWLFPVIAVLIRISSKGPIFFLQKRYGFHEEVFNCIKFRTMVVNDESTTSTTKENDTRITKVGKFLRKTSLDELPQFINVLRGQMSVVGPRPHMLAVDNYYKPKIGRYSLRSMVNPGITGLAQVSGLRGDFGDVEVEMKKRVLADAFYVRNWSFVLDLVIILKTVLLVIGGDKNAK from the coding sequence ATCTATCTTCATATTCTTTTTATAAGCAGAAACGAAAATCTGAAATGTCATAAGGAAACCTGGTATCAGAATGCTTTTTCTCTGGTTTTATTGTTTTTGTTCTGGGTGCTTCTCAGCGGTAGAACAAAAATATATAATATTCCAAGGAACCTTACGTATACACTCTTTCTGGAAAGGCTATTGATTCACTTCATATCCTTTATATTAGGAGTTTTGCTTATTGGAAAGGTCAGTAATAATGTATTCTTTAATTCAGACATTTATTGGCTGTCTCTTTATCTTTTTATATTTATCTTTTTAGCAAAATCATTCATCTATTTTTCTATTAAGTATCTACGCTCTTTAGGTGCTAATTATCGAAATATCATGTTTTTAGGAAATGGTGATTCTACAGAAATCCTAAAAAACATTTTTAAGGAACGTAAAGATTATGGCTATAGAATATTTGAACATGAAAACGCAGATACCAATACAGCCGAACTGGTGAGTTTCTGGAAGAAAAACGGAATCCATACTCTGTTTTTATCTACAGAAAATTCTTATAGTGAAAGTGCTGAATCTGAAATATTCAAGCTGGCAGAAGAAAATAAAGTTCATATCTCATTGGTTCCAAGTATCACCCATAGTGATTTCTTCCTGTACGATTTAGCCTATATTCAAACTCAGCCCGTTCTTAATCAGGCAAGATATCCATTGGATTATTATTCCAACTTCCTGATGAAAAGAACTTTTGATATTTTCTTTTCCATATTTGTGTTGGTTTTTATTTGTACCTGGCTATTCCCGGTCATTGCTGTTTTAATCAGGATAAGCTCTAAAGGACCTATCTTTTTCTTACAGAAAAGATATGGATTCCATGAAGAAGTATTCAACTGCATCAAATTCAGAACCATGGTGGTGAATGACGAATCTACCACCAGTACTACCAAAGAAAATGATACAAGAATCACCAAGGTCGGTAAATTTTTAAGAAAAACCAGCCTTGATGAGCTTCCTCAATTCATCAATGTTCTGAGGGGGCAAATGTCTGTGGTAGGTCCTCGTCCTCATATGTTGGCCGTTGATAATTACTACAAACCAAAAATCGGAAGATATAGCTTAAGGAGTATGGTAAATCCTGGAATTACAGGACTTGCACAGGTAAGCGGATTGCGTGGTGACTTTGGAGATGTAGAGGTAGAAATGAAGAAAAGAGTTCTTGCTGATGCTTTCTATGTAAGGAACTGGAGTTTTGTTCTGGATCTGGTGATTATATTAAAAACCGTGTTACTGGTAATAGGCGGGGATAAAAATGCAAAATAA
- a CDS encoding c-type cytochrome: MKKLILSGIAASVFLISCGPKSTAVTGPKYTSSEQLAQGKTIFENSCSKCHKLPEPTKHDNQGWINTLSRMAPKAKLSDDQHQMVYDYLISANKK; this comes from the coding sequence ATGAAAAAGTTAATCTTAAGCGGTATTGCAGCATCAGTATTTCTGATATCCTGTGGACCTAAAAGTACGGCAGTAACGGGTCCTAAATATACCTCATCTGAACAGCTGGCCCAAGGGAAAACTATTTTTGAAAATTCCTGCTCGAAATGCCATAAACTGCCAGAACCTACCAAACATGATAATCAGGGCTGGATTAATACGTTAAGTAGAATGGCTCCTAAAGCCAAGCTTAGCGATGACCAACATCAAATGGTCTATGATTATCTGATCTCTGCAAATAAAAAATAA
- a CDS encoding RtcB family protein, translating to MGNLKLKGKDILKLGYPNNQSVNVALEVMKRNFATKNIHYVKSLLKEILMHPEQFEKDLTFGQIAETLLSSKKTEKRMLNAQRADFQIFGDNISEEAKNQLYTALKLPVSVQGALMPDAHSGYGLPIGGVLAVENAVIPYGVGMDIGCRMSLSILDTPVSYLNGARDKYEKALAEHTKFGMYETHKSHIDHEIFDRDTFDMIPILRRLKGKAIKQMGSSGGGNHFVEFGEVDITEEDEQIGLPKGKYLGILSHSGSRGLGAEIAQYYSRVAVEQCPLPKEAQQFAWLDLNTHLGLEYWTAMNLAGDYASACHDDIHRRLVKAVGGRVKARIENHHNFAWKEIHHGKEVIVHRKGATPANENELGMIPGSMTAKGFIVRGKGNPESLNSASHGAGRAHSRGECRSLFTQNDIKKELKLKDVTLMGGNTEEAPMAYKDIHEVMNAQSELVDILGTFQPRIVRMDR from the coding sequence ATGGGAAATTTAAAACTAAAAGGAAAAGATATATTAAAACTGGGCTATCCAAATAATCAAAGTGTAAACGTAGCCTTGGAGGTCATGAAGAGAAATTTTGCTACTAAAAATATTCATTATGTAAAATCTCTTCTCAAGGAAATTCTGATGCATCCGGAGCAATTCGAAAAAGATTTAACCTTCGGGCAAATTGCGGAAACCTTGCTCTCCTCTAAAAAAACAGAAAAAAGGATGTTGAATGCACAGCGTGCAGACTTTCAGATCTTTGGGGATAATATTTCCGAAGAAGCTAAAAATCAGCTGTACACGGCATTGAAGCTTCCTGTTTCTGTTCAGGGCGCATTAATGCCAGATGCTCACAGCGGTTATGGCCTTCCGATTGGAGGTGTTTTAGCCGTAGAAAATGCTGTAATTCCTTACGGAGTAGGGATGGACATCGGCTGCAGAATGAGTCTTAGCATTTTGGATACCCCCGTTTCATATCTGAACGGAGCAAGGGATAAATATGAAAAAGCCCTTGCCGAACATACAAAATTCGGAATGTATGAGACTCATAAATCTCATATAGATCATGAAATCTTTGATAGAGATACGTTTGATATGATCCCTATTTTAAGGAGATTAAAAGGAAAAGCGATCAAACAGATGGGATCTTCCGGAGGAGGAAATCACTTTGTGGAATTTGGTGAAGTGGACATCACAGAAGAAGATGAGCAAATAGGATTGCCTAAAGGAAAATATTTGGGAATCCTTTCACACAGCGGTTCTCGGGGATTAGGTGCTGAAATAGCTCAATATTACTCAAGAGTAGCAGTAGAACAATGTCCGCTGCCTAAAGAAGCTCAGCAATTTGCCTGGCTGGATCTAAACACACACCTCGGTTTGGAATATTGGACGGCCATGAACCTTGCAGGAGATTATGCTTCTGCCTGTCATGATGATATCCACAGAAGGCTGGTAAAAGCAGTCGGCGGAAGGGTAAAAGCCAGAATTGAGAACCATCACAACTTTGCATGGAAAGAAATCCATCATGGAAAAGAAGTGATCGTTCACAGAAAAGGAGCTACTCCAGCCAATGAAAATGAATTGGGAATGATTCCTGGCTCTATGACTGCCAAAGGATTTATCGTCCGTGGAAAAGGAAATCCAGAATCTCTGAACTCAGCTTCACATGGAGCAGGAAGAGCCCACTCAAGAGGAGAATGCAGGAGTCTTTTTACTCAGAATGACATCAAAAAAGAATTGAAACTTAAAGATGTTACCCTCATGGGCGGAAATACAGAAGAAGCACCTATGGCTTATAAAGACATTCATGAAGTCATGAATGCGCAAAGTGAGTTGGTAGACATTCTGGGAACATTCCAGCCAAGAATTGTGAGAATGGATAGATAA
- a CDS encoding MlaE family ABC transporter permease: MLKKFFTAVGEYIILLGKSLQKPQKMRVFWKLLMREINDLGVNSFGLVVFTSIFVGAVVAIQMFNNFDASSFPIPPSFVGYATKAVLVLEFAPTIISLILAGKVGSYIASSIGTMRVSEQIDALDIMGVNSPNFLIFPKIIACMIFNPLLIAISIVFGIAGGYIAGILTGNWTENDYITGIQMYMPNLFVYYAFTKTAVFAFIIATVPSYFGYFVKGGSLEVGRASTQAVVWTMVFIIISELILTQLILS; encoded by the coding sequence ATGTTAAAAAAGTTTTTCACAGCAGTAGGGGAATATATTATTCTTTTGGGAAAATCCCTGCAGAAACCCCAGAAAATGAGGGTTTTTTGGAAGCTGCTCATGAGGGAAATTAATGATTTGGGAGTAAATTCTTTCGGACTTGTAGTCTTCACCTCGATCTTCGTGGGGGCAGTAGTAGCTATTCAGATGTTCAACAACTTTGATGCTTCTTCGTTTCCAATCCCTCCTTCATTTGTAGGATATGCAACAAAAGCAGTACTTGTATTAGAGTTCGCGCCTACCATCATCAGTTTAATTTTAGCGGGTAAAGTGGGATCTTATATTGCTTCCAGTATTGGAACAATGAGAGTATCTGAACAAATTGATGCTTTGGATATCATGGGAGTCAATTCGCCCAACTTTCTGATATTCCCAAAAATCATTGCCTGTATGATTTTTAATCCTCTTTTGATTGCTATCAGCATTGTCTTTGGTATTGCCGGAGGTTATATTGCTGGTATCTTAACAGGAAACTGGACAGAAAACGACTATATCACTGGGATTCAAATGTATATGCCTAATTTATTTGTCTATTACGCATTTACAAAAACAGCTGTTTTTGCCTTTATCATTGCCACTGTTCCTTCTTATTTCGGATATTTTGTAAAAGGAGGTTCTCTTGAAGTAGGTAGAGCGAGTACCCAGGCGGTGGTTTGGACAATGGTATTTATTATCATTTCCGAATTAATTCTAACCCAATTAATATTAAGCTAA
- the prfH gene encoding peptide chain release factor H yields MEKLIQITSGRGPLECQWVVSKVLKTFLEEVKENNIGYEIIHRENGDVNMTVKSVTILLKGQNIKEFLKTWLGSVCWEGKSTFRKLHKRNKWFIGIFEVENLETINFNEREIKFQTARSQGSGGQNVNKVNTAVRAIHIPTNESVFVQDTRSQLKNKKLSIIRLKEKVMGVYIQQLEHRMKETWNLHLQVERGNPVRTFSGTDFKNTYQDKTYKKQRNILKQELKNYSNDLN; encoded by the coding sequence ATGGAAAAATTAATACAGATCACTTCAGGAAGAGGTCCTTTAGAATGCCAATGGGTAGTCTCTAAAGTATTAAAGACCTTTTTAGAAGAAGTAAAAGAAAATAATATAGGTTACGAAATTATTCATCGTGAAAATGGCGATGTAAATATGACCGTGAAGTCTGTAACCATACTTTTAAAAGGACAAAATATAAAAGAATTTTTAAAGACATGGTTAGGAAGTGTCTGCTGGGAAGGGAAGAGCACATTCAGGAAACTGCATAAAAGAAATAAATGGTTCATCGGTATCTTCGAAGTGGAAAATCTGGAAACCATTAATTTCAACGAAAGAGAAATAAAATTTCAGACAGCCAGAAGTCAGGGAAGTGGCGGGCAGAATGTTAATAAAGTGAATACAGCCGTTCGTGCTATCCACATTCCAACCAATGAATCCGTATTTGTGCAGGATACACGCTCACAACTGAAAAATAAAAAGCTATCCATTATCAGGTTAAAAGAAAAGGTAATGGGAGTCTATATTCAACAGTTGGAACACAGAATGAAAGAAACCTGGAATCTTCATCTTCAGGTTGAACGCGGAAATCCTGTCCGTACATTTTCCGGAACAGATTTTAAAAATACGTATCAGGATAAAACCTATAAAAAACAAAGGAATATCCTTAAACAGGAATTAAAAAACTACAGCAATGACCTTAACTAA
- a CDS encoding tetratricopeptide repeat protein, with product MAECLDALNYALSYEPEDADSLCLMGRVYSEVLKDYETGKKYFEEAMQSNIGNVNTPKYYIECLLSNEDYEEAEKLIKYALKMKGIDKAEILNCASLLLERKGEYKQALEQLKEARKFSFCKSTFEILEEREKAVQNKMPKARTRKKAE from the coding sequence ATGGCAGAGTGCCTGGATGCTCTGAACTATGCCCTATCCTATGAACCTGAAGATGCAGACAGCCTTTGCCTTATGGGAAGAGTATATTCAGAAGTTTTGAAAGACTATGAAACAGGTAAAAAATATTTTGAAGAAGCCATGCAGAGCAATATAGGAAATGTGAACACCCCTAAATACTATATTGAATGCCTTTTGAGTAATGAAGATTATGAGGAAGCAGAGAAGCTTATCAAATATGCTTTAAAAATGAAGGGAATAGATAAGGCTGAAATTCTTAATTGTGCGTCTCTTTTATTGGAAAGAAAAGGAGAATATAAACAAGCATTAGAACAGCTTAAAGAAGCGAGAAAATTCAGCTTTTGCAAAAGTACTTTTGAGATTTTGGAAGAGAGAGAAAAGGCGGTTCAGAATAAAATGCCTAAAGCGAGAACAAGGAAAAAGGCAGAATAA
- a CDS encoding M48 family metallopeptidase — protein MKVTHLLGMGAFALLVAACTTNPITGRSSLQLANNSEILTMSAQEYKTTLSKGKLITGTADAKRVVNVGNRIKNAAERYYQSIGRSADLANYSWEFALLQSNELNAWCMPGGKVAVYTGILPVTKDDNGLAVVMGHEVSHALAGHGNERISQAMMAQYGGAILGGAISNAQWASVFQKVYPIGSQVALLKYGRGQESEADEMGLYLMSMAGYDPRAAIPFWNRMEAASSGARQPEFLSTHPSPDTRISDINKDLPKALEYYKAAGGKL, from the coding sequence ATGAAAGTTACACATCTATTAGGAATGGGAGCATTCGCTCTGTTGGTCGCTGCCTGTACTACAAATCCAATTACGGGAAGATCATCTTTACAGCTGGCCAATAATTCAGAAATTTTAACAATGTCTGCACAGGAATATAAAACGACATTGTCTAAAGGTAAACTTATTACCGGAACAGCAGATGCAAAGAGAGTGGTAAATGTAGGAAACAGAATTAAAAATGCAGCAGAGAGATATTATCAGAGTATAGGAAGATCTGCTGATCTTGCCAATTATAGCTGGGAGTTTGCTCTTTTGCAAAGCAATGAACTGAATGCATGGTGTATGCCAGGAGGTAAAGTAGCTGTTTATACAGGAATTTTACCTGTTACCAAAGATGATAATGGACTTGCCGTGGTAATGGGACATGAAGTTTCTCACGCATTGGCTGGTCATGGAAATGAAAGAATTTCTCAGGCTATGATGGCTCAGTATGGTGGAGCTATCCTTGGTGGAGCTATTTCTAATGCACAATGGGCAAGCGTTTTCCAGAAAGTATACCCTATTGGATCACAAGTTGCATTATTAAAATATGGTAGAGGCCAGGAATCGGAAGCTGATGAAATGGGGCTTTATCTGATGTCTATGGCGGGGTATGATCCAAGAGCTGCTATCCCCTTCTGGAACAGAATGGAAGCTGCTTCTTCGGGAGCAAGACAACCGGAATTCTTATCTACTCACCCGAGCCCGGATACAAGAATTTCAGATATCAATAAAGACTTACCAAAAGCTTTAGAATATTATAAAGCTGCGGGAGGAAAGTTATAA